A genomic segment from [Flavobacterium] thermophilum encodes:
- the dnaJ gene encoding Chaperone protein DnaJ has product MAKRDYYEVLGVSKNATKDEIKKAYRKLSKQYHPDINKAPDAAEKFKEIKEAYEVLSDDEKRARYDRFGHADPNEAFGGGGFQGGGFDFGGFSGFGGFEDIFETFFGGGPRRRASGPRKGADVEYMMTLTFEEAAFGKETEIEVPREETCETCHGSGAKPGTSPQPCSRCGGSGQITSEQATPFGRIINRRTCPTCGGTGRYIPEKCPTCGGTGRVKQRKKIHVKIPAGVDDGQQLRVAGQGEPGVNGGPPGDLYIIFRVEPHEFFERDGLDIYCEVPLSFAQAALGDEIEVPTLYGDVKLKIPAGTQTGTRFRLRGKGVPNVRGYGQGDQHVIVRVVTPTKLTEKQKQLLREFDRLGGETMHDGPHGRFFEKVKKAFKGEA; this is encoded by the coding sequence ATGGCGAAGCGCGATTACTACGAAGTTCTCGGCGTCAGCAAAAACGCGACGAAAGACGAGATCAAAAAAGCGTACCGAAAGCTTTCGAAGCAGTATCATCCAGACATTAACAAAGCGCCGGACGCCGCGGAAAAGTTTAAAGAAATTAAAGAGGCGTACGAAGTATTGAGCGACGACGAAAAGCGGGCCCGCTACGACCGGTTCGGCCATGCCGACCCGAACGAAGCGTTTGGCGGCGGCGGATTCCAAGGCGGAGGGTTTGATTTCGGCGGCTTTAGCGGCTTTGGCGGGTTTGAAGATATTTTTGAGACGTTTTTCGGCGGCGGGCCGCGCCGGCGGGCGAGCGGGCCGCGCAAAGGGGCCGATGTGGAATACATGATGACGCTCACATTTGAGGAAGCGGCATTTGGAAAAGAAACGGAAATTGAAGTGCCGCGCGAAGAGACGTGCGAAACGTGCCATGGCAGCGGCGCCAAACCGGGCACAAGCCCCCAGCCGTGCTCACGTTGCGGCGGCAGCGGGCAAATCACGAGCGAGCAGGCGACGCCGTTTGGCCGCATCATCAACCGTCGGACATGTCCGACATGTGGCGGGACGGGCCGGTACATTCCGGAAAAATGTCCGACATGCGGCGGGACGGGCCGCGTCAAGCAACGGAAAAAGATTCATGTCAAAATCCCGGCCGGCGTCGACGACGGCCAGCAGCTGCGTGTCGCCGGCCAAGGGGAGCCAGGGGTCAACGGCGGGCCGCCGGGGGACTTGTACATCATTTTCCGCGTGGAGCCGCATGAATTTTTCGAGCGCGACGGGCTCGACATTTATTGTGAAGTGCCGCTTTCCTTTGCTCAAGCGGCGCTCGGCGATGAGATTGAGGTGCCGACGCTCTATGGCGATGTGAAGTTGAAAATTCCGGCCGGCACGCAAACGGGCACGCGCTTCCGCCTGAGAGGGAAAGGAGTGCCAAACGTGCGCGGCTATGGACAGGGGGATCAGCACGTCATCGTCCGCGTCGTGACGCCGACGAAGCTGACGGAAAAACAAAAGCAACTGCTGCGCGAGTTTGACCGGCTTGGTGGGGAGACGATGCACGACGGGCCGCACGGCCGTTTTTTTGAGAAAGTCAAAAAGGCGTTTAAAGGAGAAGCGTGA
- the grpE gene encoding HSP-70 cofactor — translation MEQGDKRAGQATYNEPEMEQPASAEEAGVPPEGERDDARQNDAAGQGDGKPAEASAGAEPAGEERAETEELAAAKAQVAELEAKLAEMEHRYLRLYADFENFRRRTRQELEAAEKYRAQSLASDLLPVLDNFERALKIETENEQAKSILQGMEMVYRSLLDALKKEGVEAIEAVGKPFDPHLHQAVMQTDEDGYEPNTVVEELQKGYKLKDRILRPAMVKVSQ, via the coding sequence ATGGAACAAGGAGACAAACGTGCTGGTCAAGCTACATACAACGAGCCGGAGATGGAACAGCCGGCATCGGCGGAAGAGGCAGGCGTGCCACCGGAAGGCGAAAGGGACGACGCTAGGCAAAACGATGCCGCCGGGCAAGGCGATGGGAAGCCGGCGGAGGCTTCCGCGGGGGCCGAACCTGCCGGGGAGGAGCGCGCCGAGACAGAGGAGCTGGCTGCCGCCAAAGCGCAAGTAGCGGAGCTGGAAGCGAAGCTGGCTGAGATGGAACACCGCTATCTCCGCCTGTATGCCGATTTTGAAAACTTCCGCCGCCGGACGCGCCAAGAGCTGGAAGCGGCTGAAAAATACCGCGCCCAAAGTTTGGCGAGCGATTTGCTTCCGGTGCTCGACAACTTTGAGCGCGCGTTGAAAATAGAGACGGAAAACGAGCAGGCAAAATCGATTTTGCAAGGAATGGAGATGGTGTATCGCTCGCTTTTGGACGCCTTGAAAAAAGAAGGCGTCGAGGCGATTGAGGCGGTCGGAAAACCGTTTGACCCCCATCTGCATCAGGCGGTCATGCAGACGGACGAAGATGGCTATGAGCCGAATACAGTCGTCGAAGAGCTGCAAAAAGGCTACAAGCTGAAAGACCGCATTCTCCGTCCTGCGATGGTCAAAGTCAGCCAATAA
- the dnaK_1 gene encoding Heat shock protein 70, whose amino-acid sequence MSKIIGIDLGTTNSCVAVLEGGEAKVIPNPEGNRTTPSVVAFKNGERLVGEVAKRQAITNPNTIISIKRHMGTDYKVEIEGKQYTPQEISAIILQYLKSYAEDYLGEPVTRAVITVPAYFNDAQRQATKDAGRIAGLEVERIINEPTAAALAYGLDKEEDQTILVYDLGGGTFDVSILELGDGVFEVKATAGDNHLGGDDFDQVIIDYLVNQFKQEHGIDLSKDKMALQRLKDAAEKAKKELSGVTQTQISLPFISANENGPLHLETTLTRAKFEELSAHLVERTMGPVRQALQDAGLTPADIDKVILVGGSTRIPAVQEAIKRELGKEPHKGVNPDEVVAIGAAIQGGVIAGEVKDVVLLDVTPLSLGIETMGGVFTKLIERNTTIPTSKSQVFTTAADNQTTVDIHVLQGERPMAADNKTLGRFQLTGIPPAPRGVPQIEVTFDIDANGIVHVRAKDLGTNKEQSITIKSSSGLSEEEIQRMIKEAEENAEADRKRKEAAELRNEADQLIFTTEKTLKEVEGKVSADEIKKAQEAKDALKAALEKNDIDDIRKKKDALQEAVQQLSIKLYEQAAKQAQDAGAQADAAKRDNVVDAEFEEVKDDK is encoded by the coding sequence ATGAGTAAAATTATCGGCATTGACTTAGGAACAACGAACTCTTGCGTCGCCGTGCTCGAAGGCGGCGAGGCGAAAGTCATCCCGAACCCGGAAGGAAACCGCACGACCCCATCGGTCGTGGCGTTCAAAAACGGGGAGCGCTTAGTGGGCGAAGTCGCCAAACGGCAGGCGATCACGAACCCGAACACGATCATCTCGATCAAGCGCCATATGGGCACGGACTACAAAGTGGAGATTGAAGGAAAGCAATATACGCCGCAAGAAATTTCAGCCATCATTTTGCAATATTTGAAATCGTACGCCGAAGACTACTTGGGCGAACCGGTGACGCGGGCGGTCATTACGGTGCCGGCCTATTTCAACGACGCGCAGCGCCAAGCGACGAAAGACGCCGGCCGCATCGCCGGGCTTGAAGTCGAGCGCATCATCAACGAGCCGACGGCAGCAGCGCTTGCTTACGGCCTCGACAAAGAAGAGGACCAAACGATTCTCGTCTATGACTTGGGCGGCGGAACGTTTGACGTTTCGATTTTGGAGCTTGGCGACGGCGTCTTTGAAGTGAAAGCGACCGCCGGCGACAACCATTTGGGCGGCGACGATTTCGACCAAGTGATCATCGATTATTTGGTCAATCAGTTCAAACAAGAGCACGGCATCGATTTGTCCAAAGACAAAATGGCGCTCCAGCGCTTGAAAGATGCGGCTGAAAAGGCGAAAAAAGAACTGTCGGGCGTGACGCAGACGCAAATTTCGCTGCCGTTTATCAGCGCCAATGAAAACGGTCCGCTTCACTTGGAAACGACGCTCACGCGGGCGAAGTTTGAAGAACTGTCCGCCCACCTCGTTGAACGGACGATGGGGCCGGTTCGCCAGGCGCTGCAAGATGCCGGCTTGACGCCTGCCGATATTGACAAAGTCATTTTGGTTGGCGGTTCGACCCGCATTCCAGCTGTCCAGGAAGCGATTAAGCGCGAGCTTGGCAAAGAGCCGCATAAAGGCGTCAATCCGGACGAAGTCGTGGCGATCGGCGCCGCGATCCAAGGCGGGGTCATTGCCGGCGAAGTGAAAGATGTCGTCTTGCTTGACGTCACACCGCTGTCGCTCGGCATTGAGACGATGGGCGGCGTGTTTACGAAATTGATCGAGCGGAACACAACGATTCCGACAAGCAAGTCGCAAGTGTTCACAACAGCCGCCGACAACCAAACGACCGTAGACATTCATGTGCTGCAAGGGGAGCGTCCGATGGCGGCGGACAACAAAACGCTCGGCCGCTTCCAGCTGACTGGGATTCCGCCGGCGCCGCGCGGCGTGCCGCAAATTGAAGTGACGTTTGACATTGACGCCAACGGCATCGTCCATGTGCGCGCGAAAGACTTGGGGACGAACAAAGAACAGTCGATCACGATCAAATCGTCGTCCGGCCTGTCGGAAGAAGAAATCCAGCGCATGATCAAAGAGGCGGAAGAAAACGCCGAAGCCGACCGGAAGCGGAAAGAGGCTGCCGAACTGCGCAATGAAGCGGACCAGCTTATTTTCACGACAGAAAAAACGTTAAAAGAAGTCGAAGGAAAAGTGAGCGCCGATGAGATCAAGAAAGCGCAAGAGGCAAAAGATGCGTTGAAGGCGGCGCTTGAGAAAAACGACATCGATGACATCCGCAAGAAAAAAGACGCGCTGCAGGAAGCGGTGCAGCAGCTGTCGATCAAGCTGTATGAGCAAGCGGCGAAACAGGCGCAAGACGCTGGAGCGCAAGCCGACGCGGCCAAACGGGACAACGTTGTTGATGCGGAATTTGAGGAAGTGAAGGATGACAAATAA